In the genome of Candidatus Desulfatibia profunda, the window TGTTTCCCAGGAACCATGTTATTACACCGTATTGCCTCGGCGCCCTGCTTTCCGGAGGTATTTTTAAGGTTGTTGTGCGCAAAAAGCCGAAAGTGCTCATCATTCCAACCGGCAGTGAGCTGGTGGACTGGCGCGTAACAGCCCTTGAAGATCTTCAACCCGGGCAGGTGCTCGAAACCAATTCTTTTCTGCTGGGGAAACTGGTCGAATCCTATGGCGGGGAGTTTGTTCGCCATGAAATCCTAAAAGATGATCATGATCAGATCAAACAGGCGATCGACAGGGCCATAAGGGGCGATATAAACGTGGTTCTGGCCGTGGGCGGGTCATCGGCAGGGTCCGAGGATTATGCCAGGGGCGTCATCGAAGATCTGGGCAGGGTGCTCGTTCACGGTGTAACCATTATGCCCGGAAAACCGGTTATCATCGGCGCTGTCGGCGGCACGCCGGTATTTGGCATCCCGGGATACCCGGTATCGGCCATCATTGCCTTTGAGCAGTTTGTCGGCCCGCTGATCTTAAGGATGCTGGGACAACCCGAAAGGGAGCGCCCCGGTGTTCAAGTTGAACCGACCCGCAAAATCGCATCCAAACTCGGGGTTGAAGAATTCGTGCGGGTAAAGCTCGGGACTGTCGGCAACAAGGTTGTGGCCACTCCCCTGCCCAGAGGGGCGGGATGCATCACCACCATCACCGAGGCCGACGGTATTATCCGGATACCCAATCACGTGGAAGGGCTTAACATTCATGAACCGGTTACGGCGGAACTGCTGCGCCCCCTGTCAACCGTGAACAACACGATTGTGGTTGTCGGCAGCCACGACAACACCCTGGATGTTCTGGCCGACCAGATCCGGGCCGGCCATAGCAACCTTGTCCTTTCTTCGAGCCATGTCGGCAGCATGGGCGGGCTGATGGCCATTAAAAAAGGGGTGTGCCATCTGGCCGGATCCCATCTTTTAGATACCGAAGACGGCACGTACAACATTTCCTATATCAAAAAGCATCTTCCCGATGTCAGGGTAAGATTGGTGAACCTGGTCTTTCGGGATCAGGGTTTGATCGTAGCGCGCGGGAATCCTAAGGGCATCCAGGGAATCGAAGACCTGGCGCGCGAGGATATCACGTTTATCAACCGTCAGGCCGGCTCCGGCACCAGGGTTTTGCTCGATTACAACTTGCAGCAGCTTGGTATCGATTCCGCCGGGATCAGCGGGTATGAAACCGAAGAGTTTACCCACATGTCCGTTGCCGTGGCGGTGCTCGGCGGAACCGCCGATGCAGGCTTAGGGATCTATGCGGCTGCAAAGGCTTTAAAGTTGGATTTTATTCCGGTGGTTACCGAACAGTACGATCTGGTCATTCCCCAAATATATTTCGAGTCGCCGAACATTAAAGTGTTGCTTG includes:
- a CDS encoding molybdopterin biosynthesis protein, which gives rise to MSHKRNIYLQMKTLKEARAILFDAFPASGVLLSETVPVPDAVGRVLAEAVAAEISSPNFHSSAMDGIAVKARTTFGASETKPRELVVGRDAFFINTGHVMPKNTDAVIMIEHVNVLEERRVQIEAPVFPWQNVRKMGEDIVATELLFPRNHVITPYCLGALLSGGIFKVVVRKKPKVLIIPTGSELVDWRVTALEDLQPGQVLETNSFLLGKLVESYGGEFVRHEILKDDHDQIKQAIDRAIRGDINVVLAVGGSSAGSEDYARGVIEDLGRVLVHGVTIMPGKPVIIGAVGGTPVFGIPGYPVSAIIAFEQFVGPLILRMLGQPERERPGVQVEPTRKIASKLGVEEFVRVKLGTVGNKVVATPLPRGAGCITTITEADGIIRIPNHVEGLNIHEPVTAELLRPLSTVNNTIVVVGSHDNTLDVLADQIRAGHSNLVLSSSHVGSMGGLMAIKKGVCHLAGSHLLDTEDGTYNISYIKKHLPDVRVRLVNLVFRDQGLIVARGNPKGIQGIEDLAREDITFINRQAGSGTRVLLDYNLQQLGIDSAGISGYETEEFTHMSVAVAVLGGTADAGLGIYAAAKALKLDFIPVVTEQYDLVIPQIYFESPNIKVLLETINTQAFKTRVEALGGYSTAITGEMII